From the Oryza glaberrima chromosome 5, OglaRS2, whole genome shotgun sequence genome, one window contains:
- the LOC127773139 gene encoding pentatricopeptide repeat-containing protein At2g20540, protein MPPPPSSSAPRQLEDAVMARLRACVTFRDLLRVHGHVVRLRISQSSYLATQIVHLCNAHRRVTHAARVFAQVRDPNLHLHNAMIKAYAQNHQHRDAVAVYIRMLRCPTSPPDGHAGGDRFTYPFLLKACGGTAALELGKQVHTHVVRSGCDSSAIVQNSLIEMYTRAGDLALAHKVFDEMRERDVVSWNMLISAHARLGQMRKATALFNSMPDKTIVTWTAMVSGYTTVGDYPGAVDAFRSMQTEGFEPDDVSIVAVLPACAQLGALELGRWIYAYCKRHGMLTSTHICNALMEMYAKCGCIDQTLQLFDGMADKDVISWSTVIGGLAAHGRAHEAVWLFTEMEKEGKVRPNVITFVGLLSACSYAGLVDEGLSHFDRMNDVYGVEPGVEHYGCVVDLLGRSGQIRRALDLVRDMPVPADAKVWGSLLSACRSHGDVDTAVLAAERLVELEPDDVGNLVMLANVYAAARRWSDVASTRKAIRSRSMRKTPGCSLIEVGNVVREFVAGEGLSSELGGLAGVLDILASHLADDEEDIDFADSDCTVYANLAND, encoded by the coding sequence atgccgccgccgccgtcttccagCGCGCCTCGGCAGCTGGAGGACGCGGTCATGGCGAGGCTCCGCGCCTGCGTGACGTTCCGGGACCTCCTCCGCGTCCACGGGCACGTCGTGCGGCTCCGCATCTCGCAAAGCAGCTACCTCGCCACCCAGATCGTCCACCTCTGCAACGCCCACCGCCGCGTCACCCACGCCGCGCGGGTGTTCGCCCAGGTGCGCGACCCAAACCTCCACCTCCACAACGCCATGATCAAGGCGTACGCCCAGAACCACCAGCACCGCGACGCCGTCGCGGTCTACATCCGCATGCTCAGGTGCCCCACGTCCCCTCCGGATGgtcacgccggcggcgaccggttcACGTACCCGTTCCTGCTCAAGGCCTGTGGCGGAACGGCGGCGCTTGAGCTGGGAAAGCAGGTGCACACGCACGTGGTGAGATCCGGGTGCGACTCCAGTGCCATCGTTCAGAACTCCCTGATCGAGATGTACACGCGAGCCGGCGACCTGGCGCtcgcgcacaaggtgttcgatgaaatgcggGAAAGGGACGTGGTTTCCTGGAACATGCTTATATCGGCACACGCGCGGCTGGGCCAGATGAGGAAAGCAACAGCATTGTTCAACTCCATGCCTGACAAGACAATTGTTACATGGACGGCGATGGTTTCTGGGTACACGACGGTCGGGGACTACCCGGGCGCCGTCGACGCGTTCAGGTCGATGCAAACGGAAGGCTTCGAGCCGGACGACGTGAGCATCGTCGCGGTGTTGCCGGCATGTGCCCAGCTGGGAGCTCTGGAGCTAGGCAGATGGATATACGCCTACTGCAAAAGGCACGGCATGCTGACAAGTACACACATCTGCAATGCGCTAATGGAGATGTACGCCAAGTGCGGGTGCATCGACCAAACGCTGCAGCTGTTCGACGGCATGGCCGACAAGGACGTCATCTCGTGGAGCACGGTGATCGGCGGCCTCGCGGCGCACGGGAGAGCGCACGAGGCCGTCTGGCTGTTCACCGAGATGGAGAAGGAAGGAAAGGTGAGGCCTAATGTCATCACCTTCGTCGGGCTCTTGTCAGCCTGCTCCTACGCCGGGCTCGTCGACGAAGGGCTGAGCCACTTCGACCGGATGAACGACGTCTACGGCGTCGAGCCCGGCGTCGAGCACTACGGCTGCGTCGTCGACCTCCTCGGCCGGTCGGGACAAATCCGGCGCGCACTGGACTTGGTGCGCGACATGCCGGTGCCCGCCGACGCGAAGGTCTGGGGCTCGTTGCTCAGCGCGTGCCGGAGCCACGGCGACGTCGACACGGCCGTGCTGGCCGCCGAGAGGCTGGTCGAGCTGGAGCCGGACGACGTGGGCAACCTCGTCATGCTGGCCAACGTGtacgccgcggcgaggcggtggagcGACGTGGCGAGCACGAGGAAGGCGATACGGAGCAGGAGCATGAGGAAGACGCCGGGGTGCAGCCTGATCGAGGTGGGCAACGTGGTGAGGGAGTTCGTCGCCGGAGAGGGTCTGAGCTCTGAACTTGGAGGCCTTGCTGGCGTTTTGGACATCTTGGCCTCTCACCTTgcagacgacgaggaggatatAGATTTCGCTGATTCGGATTGTACGGTTTATGCAAATCTGGCAAACGATTGA
- the LOC127772766 gene encoding U-box domain-containing protein 29-like — protein sequence MDAAVAGQHARRRIRPPEPLVMAGSPSTPAAFRCPISLEVMRSPVSLPTGATYDRASIQRWLDTGHRTCPATRLPLASTDLVPNLLLRRLIHLHAATLPPSPSPEVVLSQLAAAGGEPAAAEKAVRSLAAKIAPEKGKRASVASAVAADLDSAVPALLSFAKGGAGADARVDAVRILATVAPELVPYLTRDGTEKRGRVRMAVEALAAVLSADGVGEDTKEGLIAALVAGDLGHIVNTLIAAGANGVMVLETILTSPVPDADAKTAIADRSELFPDLVRILKDAASPAAIRCMAAAVQVRGRPARSSMVRAGAIPALALAVAAAPTAVAESALGLLVEAARCTDGKAAIGADAAEVAAAVMGRMIRVGPAGREFAVAVLWLSCCAGGGDRRMREAVASAPEAVGKLLVVMQGDCSPSTSRMAGELLRAVRMEQERKGLAAAYDSRTIHVMPY from the coding sequence ATGGACGCGGCGGTCGCCGGGCAGCACgcgaggcggcggatccggccgccgGAGCCGCTGGTGATGGCcgggtcgccgtcgacgcccgcCGCCTTCCGGTGCCCGATCTCGCTGGAGGTGATGCGGTCGCCGGTGAGCCTGCCCACCGGCGCCACGTACGACCGGGCGTCCATACAGCGGTGGCTCGATACCGGCCACCGCACCTGCCCGGCCACGCGGCTCCCGCTGGCGTCCACCGACCTCGTCCCCAACCTGCTCCTGCGCCGGCTCATACACCTGCAcgccgccacgctgccgccCTCGCCCTCCCCGGAGGTGGTGCTCTCgcagctcgcggcggcgggcggggagcccgccgcggcggagaaggccgtgcgctcgctcgccgccaagATCGCCCCGGAGAAAGGGAAGCGGGCATCCGTcgcgtccgccgtcgccgctgacCTTGACTCCGCCGTGCCGGCCCTCCTCTCCTTCGCCAAGGGCGGGGCGGGCGCCGACGCGCGCGTCGACGCGGTGAGGATCCTGGCCACGGTGGCTCCCGAGCTGGTCCCTTACTTGACCAGAGACGGGACGGAGAAGCGCGGGAGGGTCAGGATGGCCGTCGAGGCCTTGGCCGCCGTCTTGTCCGCGGACGGGGTAGGCGAAGACACCAAGGAAGGCCTCATCGCCGCCCTCGTAGCCGGCGATCTGGGCCACATCGTGAACACGCTCATCGCCGCGGGGGCTAATGGCGTCATGGTTCTCGAGACGATCCTGACATCGCCCGTTCCGGACGCCGACGCCAAGACGGCCATCGCCGACAGGTCAGAGCTGTTCCCGGATCTGGTACGGATCCTCAAGGACGCCGCATCGCCGGCGGCAATCCGCTgcatggcggcggccgtgcagGTGCGAGGCCGGCCCGCTCGCTCGTCGATGGTCCGGGCAGGCGCCATCCCGGCGCTCGCGctggccgtcgcggcggcgcccacGGCCGTGGCGGAGTCCGCCCTGGGGCTACTGGTAGAGGCCGCCCGCTGCACCGATGGCAAAGCGGCCatcggcgccgacgcggcggaggtAGCGGCGGCCGTGATGGGGCGGATGATCCGGGTCGGGCCGGCGGGGCGCGAGTTCGCCGTGGCAGTGCTGTGGCTGTCCTGCTGCGCCGGGGGAGGCGACCGGAGGATGAGGGAGGCAGTGGCGTCCGCGCCGGAGGCCGTGGGGAAGCTGCTCGTGGTGATGCAAGGGGAttgctcgccgtcgacgtcgcggaTGGCCGGCGAGCTGCTCCGGGCGGTGAGGATGGAGCAGGAAAGGaagggcctcgccgccgcctacgACAGCCGCACCATCCATGTCATGCCTTACTGA
- the LOC127774237 gene encoding uncharacterized protein LOC127774237 — translation MAKTDRSTTASHAEAASTVTTPCSHAADDGGHGVTTSPRTTTTSLPDSRGMKTLSPAFSARSSSETGAAARVHGSHMPRRDKPPAPSVPRDDDYGGSRLAGSPSTSHHERSMRSHHPYAMRSGGTPRNNNNNNRRRPRRPMRQGYKYNGHDQRGQQQVNNYSHGQRQVYGNGQDQRQQLNNNGRDQRHQVYSSNCHDQRQPVYNNDQDQRQQVYNNGQDQRRQGHHGYRKPESYQGGQGQLQYGYSAPNRQRQQQQQQQGYSSGRPSAGGQYAGEDSYGSRQIPANQQHQHFRGQQRHVVKPYYARGFDASDDRATNAGKQAKYDHPEQQQRAYQQHRRNTQSTAGGGGPARRRQYYGDLYN, via the coding sequence ATGGCAAAAACCGATCGTTCTACTACGGCCTCCCACGCCGAGGCGGCCTCTACGGTGACAACGCCGTGCAgccacgccgccgacgacggcggccacggcgttACAACAtcgccgaggacgacgacgacgtccttgCCGGACAGCCGCGGCATGAAGACGCTCTCCCCGGCCTTTTCAGCGCGGTCGTCGTCGGAGACTGGGGCGGCGGCACGGGTTCACGGCTCTCACATGCCACGACGGGACAAGCCGCCGGCGCCATCCGTGCCACGCGACGACGACTACGGCGGGAGCCGCCTCGCCGGGTCCCCTTCCACGAGCCACCACGAACGGAGCATGAGAAGCCATCATCCCTACGCAATGCGTAGCGGAGGAACTCCtcgcaacaacaacaacaacaaccggcggaggccgcggcggccaaTGCGTCAGGGGTACAAGTACAACGGCCACGATCAACGGGGTCAGCAGCAGGTAAACAACTACTCCCATGGTCAAAGGCAGGTGTACGGCAACGGCCAGGATCAACGGCAGCAGCTGAACAACAACGGCCGTGATCAAAGGCATCAGGTGTACAGCAGCAACTGCCACGATCAGAGGCAACCGGTGTACAACAACGACCAGGATCAGAGGCAGCAGGTGTACAACAACGGCCAGGATCAACGGCGGCAGGGGCACCACGGCTACAGGAAGCCGGAGAGCTATCAAGGTGGTCAGGGGCAGCTGCAGTATGGCTACTCGGCGCCGAATCGgcaacggcagcagcagcagcagcagcagggttACTCTTCCGGTAGGCCGTCAGCCGGAGGACAGTACGCCGGCGAGGACTCCTACGGTAGCCGGCAGATTCCGGCGAATCAGCAACACCAACACTTCCGTGGACAGCAGCGGCACGTCGTCAAGCCGTACTACGCACGTGGCTTCGACGCTTCAGACGACAGGGCCACCAACGCCGGGAAGCAAGCCAAGTACGACCacccggagcagcagcagcgggccTACCAGCAACATCGGCGTAACACGCAGAGcacggcaggaggaggagggcctgctcgccgccggcaataTTATGGGGACCTGTACAACTGA
- the LOC127773175 gene encoding uncharacterized protein LOC127773175: MLSSHCESMLAYAAAAGRRAVVVDHHQRRYRPNVEVAPNCPRCESPNTKFCYYNNYSLSQPRYFCKGCRRYWTKGGSLRNVPVGGGCRKNRRGKAVRAMVGETMTARGGGGGGAAAFSHRFHGPVRPDMILEGMAGSTAASAGLGEQPGVAAPDEKPTAADGSTIDLALLYAKFLNHHQPTMAEQGGGAAVPESVDTSSGSSSDRTTSPAAAQPAAAAAYGPGQDGLVGEPISTEEHGAAAMARCAQALGELNFSVDQISCYTSLGLPTTDGGDLILPSTLDQHAKYEPFDSLPEDALSLHDIISGDDDVWCNALGCQGLEAALCRP; the protein is encoded by the coding sequence ATGCTGTCTTCTCACTGTGAGAGCATGCTGGcgtacgcggcggcggccgggcggcgagcggtggtggTCGACCACCACCAACGGCGGTACAGGCCGAACGTGGAGGTGGCGCCCAACTGCCCGCGGTGCGAGTCGCCCAACACCAAGTTCTGCTACTACAACAACTACAGCCTCAGCCAGCCGCGCTACTTCTGCAAGGGGTGCCGCCGCTACTGGACCAAGGGCGGCTCGCTCCGGAACGTGCCCGTCGGCGGCGGGTGCCGCAAGAACCGGCGGGGCAAGGCGGTGCGCGCCATGGTCGGGGAGACGatgacggcgcgcggcggcggcggcggcggcgcggcggcgttctCTCACCGGTTCCACGGGCCCGTCCGGCCCGACATGATCCTGGAAGGCATGGCCGGCAgcacggccgcctccgccggcctcGGCGAGCAGCCGGGTGTGGCGGCGCCGGACGAGAAGCCCACCGCGGCGGACGGCTCCACGATTGACCTGGCCTTGCTGTACGCCAAGTTCTTGAACCACCACCAGCCTACTATGGCGGAGcagggcggtggcgccgccgtgccggaaTCGGTCGACACCTCGAGCGGGTCATCGAGCGATCGCACGACGAGCCCGGCCGCCGCGcagcctgcggcggcggcggcgtacggccCGGGGCAAGACGGGCTCGTCGGCGAGCCGATCAGCACGGAGGAGCACGGTGCAGCAGCCATGGCGCGGTGCGCGCAGGCGCTCGGGGAGCTCAACTTCAGCGTGGACCAGATCAGCTGCTACACCTCGCTGGGGTTGCCAACGACGGACGGCGGAGATCTGATCCTGCCGTCGACGCTGGACCAGCACGCCAAGTACGAGCCGTTCGATTCGCTCCCCGAGGACGCGCTCAGCCTCCACGACATcatctccggcgacgacgatgtcTGGTGCAACGCGTTGGGTTGCCAAGGACTGGAAGCAGCTCTCTGCAGGCcatga
- the LOC127773401 gene encoding protein LEAD-SENSITIVE 1 isoform X1, with product MGLLSNRIGKETLKAGDHIYSWRAAWVYAHHGIYVGDDKVIHFTRGRGQEVGTGTFIDLLLMSSGPNTNTPCSICNNEGATTNTETNGVVSSCLNCFLSGGALYRFEYAVNPALFLAKARGGTCTLAPTDPDEVVVRRANHLLSNGFRCYNLFKSNCEDFAIYCKTGLLVAEQGVVGQSGQAISIIGGPLAAVISTPFRLVTTNIYGMAVMAVGVYCASRYAADIGNRRDVLKVEVEDLTAGLASGRIRAVENISQLVAPAEAQGLAVTAPVAA from the exons TGGGAAGGAGACCCTGAAGGCGGGGGATCACATCTATTCGTGGAGGGCCGCGTGGGTCTACGCGCATCACG GAATATATGTGGGCGATGATAAGGTGATCCATTTTACTAGAGGAAGGGGCCAGGAGGTCGGAACAGGAACTTTCATTGACCTCCTCCTTATGAGCTCTGGTCCTAATACAAACACTCCATGTTCAATATGCAACAATGAAGGTGCCACCACCAATACGGAGACAAATGGTGTGGTATCCTCTTGCCTCAACTGCTTCCTGTCAGGGGGCGCCCTCTACCGTTTCGAGTATGCTGTCAACCCAGCACTTTTCCTTGCCAAAGCGCGAGGAGGGACGTGCACGCTTGCCCCAACTGATCCAGATGAGGTTGTTGTGCGCCGTGCCAATCACTTGCTCAGCAATGGTTTCAGGTGCTACAACCTGTTCAAGAGCAACTGTGAGGACTTCGCGATATACTGCAAGACAGGCCTCCTTGTGGCAGAGCAAGGTGTCGTCGGGCAGAGTGGGCAGGCCATCTCCATCATCGGCGGACCTCTTGCTGCGGTGATTTCAACCCCATTCCGCCTAGTAACCACGAATATCTATGGAATGGCGGTGATGGCAGTTGGGGTGTATTGCGCCAGCAGGTACGCAGCTGACATTGGCAACCGGCGAGATGTGCTGAAAGTGGAAGTGGAGGACCTGACTGCTGGGCTGGCGAGTGGCAGGATTCGTGCCGTGGAGAACATCAGTCAGTTGGTTGCTCCGGCAGAAGCCCAAGGTCTGGCCGTAACCGCACCTGTTGCTGCTTAA
- the LOC127773401 gene encoding protein LEAD-SENSITIVE 1 isoform X2, with protein sequence MLPAATSLVNLLPTAILEGIYVGDDKVIHFTRGRGQEVGTGTFIDLLLMSSGPNTNTPCSICNNEGATTNTETNGVVSSCLNCFLSGGALYRFEYAVNPALFLAKARGGTCTLAPTDPDEVVVRRANHLLSNGFRCYNLFKSNCEDFAIYCKTGLLVAEQGVVGQSGQAISIIGGPLAAVISTPFRLVTTNIYGMAVMAVGVYCASRYAADIGNRRDVLKVEVEDLTAGLASGRIRAVENISQLVAPAEAQGLAVTAPVAA encoded by the coding sequence GAATATATGTGGGCGATGATAAGGTGATCCATTTTACTAGAGGAAGGGGCCAGGAGGTCGGAACAGGAACTTTCATTGACCTCCTCCTTATGAGCTCTGGTCCTAATACAAACACTCCATGTTCAATATGCAACAATGAAGGTGCCACCACCAATACGGAGACAAATGGTGTGGTATCCTCTTGCCTCAACTGCTTCCTGTCAGGGGGCGCCCTCTACCGTTTCGAGTATGCTGTCAACCCAGCACTTTTCCTTGCCAAAGCGCGAGGAGGGACGTGCACGCTTGCCCCAACTGATCCAGATGAGGTTGTTGTGCGCCGTGCCAATCACTTGCTCAGCAATGGTTTCAGGTGCTACAACCTGTTCAAGAGCAACTGTGAGGACTTCGCGATATACTGCAAGACAGGCCTCCTTGTGGCAGAGCAAGGTGTCGTCGGGCAGAGTGGGCAGGCCATCTCCATCATCGGCGGACCTCTTGCTGCGGTGATTTCAACCCCATTCCGCCTAGTAACCACGAATATCTATGGAATGGCGGTGATGGCAGTTGGGGTGTATTGCGCCAGCAGGTACGCAGCTGACATTGGCAACCGGCGAGATGTGCTGAAAGTGGAAGTGGAGGACCTGACTGCTGGGCTGGCGAGTGGCAGGATTCGTGCCGTGGAGAACATCAGTCAGTTGGTTGCTCCGGCAGAAGCCCAAGGTCTGGCCGTAACCGCACCTGTTGCTGCTTAA